In Schaalia sp. JY-X169, the following are encoded in one genomic region:
- the lgt gene encoding prolipoprotein diacylglyceryl transferase: MIASALHQAAAILPTSIPSPSVGVIWLGPIPLRAYGIFMVLAMILATWITWSRYRAKGGEGEVVLDTVMWAIPFGIVGARLYHVVTTPTGFFGPGADPWAILRIWEGGLAIFGAIGFGTIGAIIGLRRAGQRIGPFADAVAPALLVAQALGRLGNYFNQELFGSPTTLPWGLEIDVNHLPPGYAEGTLFHPTFLYEALWNLSMAALIVFIGRKFALKSGQAMAMYLIAYPIGRIIMETMRLDAAREILGLRLNTWTSIFVLIGGIALFFIAAKVGAPSEISAAEREVYIEKVAKRNPKRAAELQEASDVTTVEEDLDTEAG; the protein is encoded by the coding sequence GTGATTGCATCAGCGCTGCACCAAGCAGCTGCCATACTGCCAACATCAATACCTTCACCTTCTGTGGGGGTGATCTGGCTTGGACCCATCCCGCTGCGGGCGTACGGCATCTTCATGGTGTTAGCCATGATTCTTGCTACGTGGATCACGTGGAGTCGCTACCGTGCTAAGGGTGGCGAGGGCGAGGTCGTACTCGACACGGTCATGTGGGCGATTCCGTTCGGGATTGTCGGTGCCCGCTTGTACCACGTGGTGACAACTCCCACCGGGTTCTTTGGGCCTGGCGCCGACCCGTGGGCCATCCTGCGGATCTGGGAGGGTGGCCTGGCCATCTTTGGCGCTATTGGTTTCGGCACGATTGGAGCCATCATTGGACTCCGTAGAGCAGGGCAGAGGATTGGCCCATTTGCTGACGCGGTAGCTCCGGCACTGTTGGTGGCGCAGGCGTTGGGACGCCTTGGTAACTACTTCAACCAGGAGTTGTTCGGGTCCCCAACCACACTCCCATGGGGCCTGGAGATCGACGTCAATCATCTTCCTCCCGGATATGCGGAAGGAACCCTTTTCCATCCCACGTTCCTCTATGAGGCATTGTGGAATCTTTCCATGGCCGCTCTCATCGTTTTCATAGGGCGCAAGTTTGCGCTCAAATCCGGGCAGGCAATGGCAATGTACTTGATTGCCTACCCTATCGGGCGAATCATTATGGAAACGATGAGGCTGGATGCAGCGCGAGAGATCCTCGGCCTCAGATTGAATACATGGACTTCGATCTTTGTCCTGATTGGGGGAATCGCCCTGTTCTTCATTGCAGCCAAGGTGGGCGCGCCCTCGGAAATCTCGGCAGCCGAACGGGAGGTCTACATTGAGAAGGTTGCGAAACGTAACCCCAAGCGAGCCGCGGAACTGCAAGAGGCCAGCGATGTTACGACCGTGGAGGAAGACCTCGACACCGAAGCGGGGTAA